The DNA sequence GTCGGCTGCCGGACGCCGAGCTTCCAGAGCTTGATGCCGACCCGGTAGCGGCCGTCCTCCCCGCGGACGAGCCCACCCCACTGAACCCACTCGGCGAGCAGCCGGTGCGTCGTGGAGACCGGCAGGCCGGCGCGCCGGGCGACCTCGCTGAGGGTCAGCTCGCCTCCGCGTTCGAACGCGTCGGCGACGGCGAAGACGCGGGCCGCGACGCTCCGCTCATCAGCCGCACCGCCCGCCATGGAGCAAGCTTAGGGGCGGCCAGCGGGCCCTAGAGTGTGCGCATGAGTCTTCAGGACAGGGTCGTCGTCGTCACCGGAGCCGCGCAGGGTCAGGGTGCCGCCGAGGCCGCCCACCTCGCGAGCCTCGGCGCCCGGGTGATCGCCGCGGACCGCTCGTGGACCGAACCGGCGCCTCGCGGCATCGAGCAGGTCGAACTCGACGTCGCCGACGACGCGGGCTGGCGAACGCTCGCCGCCTCCATCGAACGCGAGTACGGCACCCTGCACGGCCTCGTGAACAACGCCGGAATCACCTGGCGAGCACGCCTGGCGGACATCGAGGCCGACGACCTGGCCCGCGTCTTCGCCGTCAATGTGGGAGGCGCGACCCTCGGCATCCGGCACCTCTCGCCGCTGATGCGGCAGGGAGGCTCCATCGTCAACGTCGGCTCGGCCGCCGCGCTCACGGCGCACTACGCGGTCGCGTACGGGGCCAGCAAGTGGGCGCTCCGGGGCCTCACGAAGACGGCCGCGATGGAGCTCGGCCCGCGGGGGATCCGCGTGAACCAGATCGACCCCGGCTACATCGAGACGCCGATGACGGCGAGCGCGTCGGAGGCGTTCCGCACCGCGAACCTCGCCGCGACGCCGCTCGGCCGGATCGGGACGGTCGACGACATCACGCCGCTCGTCGCGTTCCTCCTCGACGACGGCTCGACGTTCATCACCGGCGCCGAGATCCCCGTCGACGGCGGCCTGACGTCTCATGGAGGCGGAAAGGCGATCGCGGACGCGCTGTCGCGGTGAGGGCGGCACGGCCGAAGCGCGTCGTGCGCCCGGCCGGCCGGCCCGCGCGTGTCAGCCGACCTCGGCGTGCTCGCGCGCGGTGAGCTCCTCCACCGCCTTGCGGGCCCCGCGGACGGCGATCGCCACGCTCATGAGCGTCGGGTTCATGGTGGTCGCCGTCGGGATGAGACCGTTCCCGCCGACGACCAACCCGTCGTAGCCCCAGACGCGCGAGTACGGGTCGGCGACGGAGGTGCCGTCGTCCGCGTCGCCGGTGCGCATCGTGCCCTGGTAGTGGAGGCTCGACCCGTTCGGCAGGAGGCGCGGCTCGGCCACGAAGGTCCCGAGCGCCGCCCCGGCCCGTCGCAGGTGCTCCGTACCGGCCTCGATCTCGGCCTTCTCAGCGTCCGTCAGCTCGTACCGGATCGTCATGTTGGGGAAGCCGCGGTAGTCGAGCTCGCCATCGTCGAAGGTGACACCGTCCTCGAAGCGCGGCTGCTTGCGCATGCCGTACCCCATGTTGACGAAGCCCCAGCGGTTGCCCGAGGCGGGGTGCTCGGGGTCGAGCTGGAACGGCGGATTCTCGGCGTACATCACCTGCAGCGAGAACGGGTGGTCGGGCTCCGAGAAGGGGATGCGGTTCACCGCGGCGACCGGGTCGGCCGGGTTGGTGGCGCGGCGGGCGAGTTCGGCGTCGAGCTGCTCCTCGGTGGCGTAACGGCTCATCCGCTCGCTGTCGAGGGCGACCGTCGAGATCACCACGGGGTGCTCGGTGAGGTAGTGGCCGAGAGCCCGCGGGCGGATGCCCGACGCC is a window from the Leifsonia sp. AG29 genome containing:
- a CDS encoding SDR family NAD(P)-dependent oxidoreductase yields the protein MSLQDRVVVVTGAAQGQGAAEAAHLASLGARVIAADRSWTEPAPRGIEQVELDVADDAGWRTLAASIEREYGTLHGLVNNAGITWRARLADIEADDLARVFAVNVGGATLGIRHLSPLMRQGGSIVNVGSAAALTAHYAVAYGASKWALRGLTKTAAMELGPRGIRVNQIDPGYIETPMTASASEAFRTANLAATPLGRIGTVDDITPLVAFLLDDGSTFITGAEIPVDGGLTSHGGGKAIADALSR